A stretch of DNA from Triticum dicoccoides isolate Atlit2015 ecotype Zavitan chromosome 2A, WEW_v2.0, whole genome shotgun sequence:
atggccaagcctatttataaggggataagtgaGCAGGCAGGCGCAAAAATCGAGGAAGACCAAagtaatgattatccagctaaatggacgcctcgattctcggaagacatttAAGGATAAGGATCCgttgaagatgacatcatggcagattttcatattttctgaagatgacgtcatggcgggttataagagCTTTTACAAACAGAGGAGAATGGATTTCGTTTAAGGTGTTAGAGATTGACAAGAATaaggttcaaatcaacctggggcctaatgttggcgatataactaccaggtatgacctGCCCAGAAGGGGCCGGGTCAATCCTAATGGCGGGTTACTAAAGGTTCAATGAATATACATGGCAATGGTTTAGTATAAACCTTGTAGTacgcccaagcccagaggcggcttgagGCCCATGATTGTAAACCGCCATGAGTAAGAAaggcttgtaaagaaaggcatgcaaaggaagtcaccgagccggacacgttatatgagccggccaggactctataggccgccaggcgtcaacccgtgtatataaggggatgacccgatggcggcttagggcaagaaacaacagattgatagccaagctagcggattcgctccttggtcatcgaaacctagcaatacaacatcaactggactaggccttaccttcaccgtaaggggccgaaccagtataaatctctcgtgtcctttgtcccgattaatccctttaagcttcctagttgtgatggccctacGGCTAAGTCCTCCACGACACCGGGCGCGGCGAAGCGCAAGCCGGACGACCATATCCTCCTCGGGGCCGCGTGGGATGAGATCGGGGTCGACGGATCTGAAGGTGAAGGACTCGTATCCGCTACCCGCCATGCCGAAGACGTCCGGAAGGAGCCGGAGACGAGCCTGGGTGGTGGaggggagtggaggagaggagagtgaaatggctagggtttggtccgacGAGCGGATGGGGAGGATTTTATGTGGGGTCAGGTGGGCCTTCAGGGGCCGGATCCGACGTGGCGGGTGTGGCCGGGCGCCTCCATATCCGCTCCATATTTAGGCTGGATATGTGGGGTGCCAGTCAGCTCAGGCATTTGAGAGCCGTTCGAGAGGCCCGTCTAGATAAAAGAATCGTGACTAGACAGTGATCGGGCGGTCCGCCCAGACATTTGAGACGTCCGACCGTAGATGTTCTAATCTTCTCATATACGGACTGAATATAagggttcatagataatctagGCGTATGAGGACAAGCAAGGTTAAGGTTACGATTGAGTGGCTTTTTTCTTTCTCCATTGTTCAAACGGAGACTGGGCTGTCCTCTCGTACTTTTAGGGAGGATTTAGGGGGACCAGATGTAGGTAGGATAATATTTttttcgtttttatttactcttcGTATTAAAATTgattgaagtcaaacttcgtaaaattCAACCAAGTTTATAGAATCAAAATATAAATATTTacgataacaaatctatatgagcgAAAGTACgtccaataatgaatctaatggtatttatttgtaattatatatgttgatatttttattttttattaaagctaatatgcgaagtaaataaaaacaTATCTATTCTGGCTTATAGATTGATGAAACGTACCCTTCAGCAGAAAATAAGAAGAAACGCACCCTTAATCACCACGCCACGCCAGATGCTAGCACCTCCACGAAGTGACTGACCGTACGTTGCTTGCGTCGTCGCGCACCACCACCGCCGTTGCCGCACGCAAATTAGCAttttccttctctctgagacgcataTACGTTTACGATAGCCCTGGCACCGTGCACAGCTGCAAGCGCCCGTGGCGGGTCTTAAGGCACTCGTTATAATCATTACTTAGAGAGAAAGAAATCTCAAGGCACGACCACCCACGCGGCCTCGGCCCCTCTTCGCTGCAGCTGCATGCTCGCGGCCGATGGCACGTTGCCTTCAGGCGATGGCGATCAAAGGCCAGAGGATTGCACCGGTCGGCTGGATTCCGTCGCTTTCAGCTCGCGGATGCGGAAGCGGATGTAGCCCTCCGTGGCGCTAAATAATTTTATGACCGGAGTGGAGGTGAAAGCCAACAACACGCGATCTTTGCTTTGGAAGATCTCGCACGCACCATCTCCGGCTCTGCGCTTCCGCCGACGACGAGCACGTGGTAGGCGTGCCATATCCAACGGCGAGGGCCGCTTCCCTTGTTACTACGTACTATTTTCATTTTCTCCCCATTGCTCCCGTGGGATCATTCACGAAAGATAGAAGTCTCCAAATGGGACATTGATCTCTATTTTTAATGAAGCAGTTGTTAGTCTTGCTTCCAGGTTTTTTTGTCCCACTTTTCATGGGTTTTTTTGGTACTTCGTTATACCTCACACTGAGCTGTCATGAACCAAAAAACCCGCGTACCGAAACCCCCACCCGCCCACGCACTCCAGGGCCTAACCTCCGATCACACCCAAAACAATCCAGCGAAAAAAACCTACAAAAAATAACCAGCGAAAAAAACTAATGGAGGAGTTGGTAGTCCGGTGCGGTTTACTTTCAACACTTTCCTAATGACAAAAGATAACGGATCtaactttcctaccttagccaaatcaacgaatctctctcattaatgcaatttgctttagtaaacaaataatagattctttcctaccttagccaaatcaacggatctctcctaTTAATGCAATTTGTTTTAGTAAACaactaatagattctttcctaccttagccaaatcaacggatctctcattaatgcaatttgctttaggaaacaaataatagattttcaggaaacaaataatctctaatctctaatctctatctctaatctctaattctctaataataataataataataataataataataataataataataataataatatataataaTAATACCTAAAAGAAACGCAGCGTTCCGTTTCCCGTCTTACGTCGTCGAACCCTTCGTCGAGCCTCCCTCCTGTGCGCTGTTGGTTTTCCCTGCGTACGTTCCACCCGAACGTGATTCGTTCTTCTTAATTACGTGGTCCCATCCCCATGCGATCCGGCGAAAGAACCAACAAAACCGTCATACCCACGCACGCAagcaaagaaaaatccacgcaagcCGTGTCTCCTCCTCCCTgttcaaaccctagccgccccttcCCAGTTGACGCCGCTAGCGAGTAGCACGTAGCACAGGCACCAGTGCGGCCCTTCCGCGGCCCCCCTTGACCTCACAATGAAACAGCTCATCGGCATCGACAACGAGCCGGTGCGTCCGGTGTTGATTCCCGTGGATGGATCAAGCAGGACAGGGGGCGGTGGATCCGGGACATGGCCATGAAGTTTGCTTCGATGCGCGCCCAGTATTGTCTCAAGTGCATGGGTCGATCCTGGACGGCGGGCGATGGATCAAGGACGTGCATAGCAGCTTTCACCTACGCAAATGGCTGACTACTCAACCTCCTCTCGGCGGTGGCAGCGGCCAGGTCTGGTTAGCTACCATTTATCTTTAATACATGCCATGAAAGGCGATCAAGAGGAGCAATCATAAGCAGCGAGGTGTTCCAGGGCTACGAGCGCCAGTACTGCGACTCTGCGTCTGCCGATTGTTATGTTGAAGAGGCTAAAATCTTCCTcggtaagtgatgtgcattatgcaTCTGATAAAAAAAGAGGCTTTAGGGAGTTGATTGTGCCCATGAGAGGTGGTCCTGATATTAGGCTTGCTATAACATGTCATATTTAACACGTAATGTTCTTTACCAACCAAATGTTCACATTTTAGATTATAAAGAATGATGACCTCAAAGACAAAGAGCTTCAAGAACTCGGTTCTAAAATTTTTGGTTAGTCTGAGTAATGAAATGTGACCCTACTGGAAGTTCTACCTCATTTCAGTTCTTCTCTTTTCCTTTTAATTACCTATTTCATTCCAAGCTAACTGTCTTACATACATATATCTTTCAATGCAAGACTACACGAGGACTATGGTCTATGGGATATCAAGCTCCTTCAAATAATCTGCACCGGTTCTTCTGGAGAATAATGTGTATGCATGGTCTACAATGGAGTTTACAAGATAGATTCACTTACTCAAAGATTCAGCCTAACATTTTCCATAAGGATTATGTATGTTATACCAACTCTCAGTAATCTCTAATACTAATGTCTTAGTTGGTAGTCTCGCCTCACTCCACCTCATCCCACCACTCCTATCTTTTCGCCCACCTTTGACATCATCACATTACAACATTGGGATGGCCCATTAACGTGTATGTGAACGCAATCCTCCCATCGCCTGCCCTCCTCGCGATAATCCCGACGTCCTCGCGATGCCGTCCTCTTCTCCCTGATCTCCTCTACCAGCGTGCCTTCCTTGCGATCCTCCCGATGTGTCCTCGCGTCGCCGTTCTCTTCTCCCCAAACTCCTCTACCAGGGGGACTCCTCTATGACCCAGGCGGAGCGAACATTGTACACAGTTTTTTTTGGCTTTCACCGGTTCGTTCTCTACCCCTCCTCCATGACTCCCTCGCCATCGATTTTTTTCGACGTCTAAATGCAATCCCTCCGTGGGGAAGTATGGTGTGAAGGAGAGAGGCCGCGATGGCGAAGGTGAGGTGGGCGTCATCCCGTTTTACAGGAGAGGGCTCCAGCGAGAAATGTCTCACCACGGCGAAAGCCGGGCGGAAGGGGAGGGTCCGACAGAAAAACATAAGGGTGTGTCATGGGGTGGAGTTTTTATGTTGGGTATGTGTGTTGGAGATAACAGGGTTCATAGTTTAGACATTTTTCTCTCCAATATGGTCTAGATTTGTGGGAGATTGGACTGTCGCATTGTTACATTTTTCATACAGTGTATCATAAAGTGTATCGTACATACAGTAAAAACAAATCCCCTTTATTATATACAGTATAGCCCTTCAATATGGCCatgtttatgctacactagattgcGGGAACCTGCCGTCGACCTTAAGGTTGATGTATGAGAGAGAAATAAGTTTCAATATTAATAATTTGTCTGATTCATTTATATACagtatagcccgtagcaacgcacgggcgttttaCTAGTCTCTTTAATTAAACACAAATATACGTTAAGATACGGGGATTGCGCCAAAACGAGCCGTTGATATTTTTCCGGGGAGAAGGTCGAACCAATATTGGCCACCCCTGGCCAAAGCCCTCCACTTTTGTTTGTGGGAGGGAGTGGATGGATGATGAGCCGACGTCCATGGAGGAAAACAAGCATGTCACGACTTACTTTCTCCGGGACAAGACTAATCGGGAGCATTATCGGCAGGAGCGCATGTGATTCTGCGAGATCTTTGCCGTCGCCCTCTCAGTCTCGCCCACACCTGAAGATTGCGCCAATCATGAGATGATGACCCCCACTCGCCCCTGCTTCCAACTAAGTTCCGTCTCTAACAGTGGCATAAACTATGCTACCTGCAGCACTGAGCACAGTTTCTTTCCATTCAGGGAAAGTGCACGCACGCGCCTAGACCCCCTGTCACGTCGCAGATATGTTATTTTTCCTTCGTCGGAAAAGCGAGATATCATATCAGAACGAACATGGCAGGCAGGGAATGGGTCCCGGAATCATGCCCCCACCCATCACCCCTCTCTTTTTGTCATGGCTACCGAATTTCTCCAAGCATTGTATGGGTGATCACACTTTGAAGAGATGAGATAGCAGATGGTACGTATGTAGGCAGCCCAGCTAGAAACAGAAGAAAAcggaagaaaagaaaacagaaaaccagGGAAGAGCATCTTCGGTCAGGTTGACAAAACCCAGAGTCCATCTTCAGCTTGACAAACACCAGAGTCCATCTTCCAGAAACTTCTTCGGCGCCGCTGCATGCAGATTTTGCACAGGTTGAAGATTTCTCTGTCAAGATGCTTAGCTCTCTCTGTCCTATTTTAATTAGTTGTCGCTCAAACGAATGTATCATACACTATCTCAAACGGACCCCTTAAACCTGTCTCAAACAGTGAGGCAGGCTGCCCGGTCATGAAATTTGGATCCAGATGGGCCTTTCAAACCGCCTTCAAACATCCGGGCTGATCGGCACCCTCATATCCAGCTCAAATATGGGGCAGATATGGGGGTGGGGCTGATATGAGGGTACCCGGGCACGCTCGCCACATTGGCCTAATGACGTGGCCCCACACAAAAACGCCCGAAAACCCGACATTCCAATGGACGCCGCATCCGTCGCCGCAATGGGAACACGTGTGACGCTGCTCCGGCTCGCCGCCCAAGACAACATCCGGCTATTTAAACCGACTGGCGTCCCACAACCCTAACCCATCCCCCTCCCCCTCTCCGCGCCGCCAGTCCGAGCCCTTCCACCTTCTCCCTCTCCCGCTCCGGCGCTCTGCCCACGCTCCGACACTCCACCATGGTCCGAAGCAAGATCACCTATTATGCCATGCTGACACCGGAGCGCCGCTACGAGATCCAGCAGTAGATCCGGGCGAGGGAAGCCGCGCGCGCCGCCCGAATCGCTGCCAGGCAGCCTCCGAactcgccggagccggaggaggagatGGCTtcgatggaggtggaggaggcggaggagccACACCACCAGGTGCAACCCTTCAACATGGAGCTGACGGAGGCGGAGTTCGCCGTCGCCCAGTCCGATGAGATGGCTGAGCAGCATGCCATCCTGGAGTCCATCTAGGGTGAGACCAATGTGGAGGCCACCCGGGCATACCTTCGACGGGAGCAGGCGCAGACCGGCGCGCTCTTCGTCGAGCTCGACGCTGAAATAGAGGTGGAGGAGGCAGGAGCGAAGCAGCCGGAGCTGCAGCTGCCGCCCATGCTGCCGGAGCCGGGCACAGAGATCGTCGTGATACGTAGATTCTATTTCCTTTTGCATGTCTTTGTATGTATATAAGAATTGAATACGGATGCAACAAATGAAATTCCGGTCCCTGCCCACGAACGCGCGTGGAAGCGTCCGCGAGCCGTATGTAGATGCGCTAACTTCTCACTCTACAGTTTGTTACACTGACTCTGCTGACTCCCTGCACATATACTGACGACCTGCCTGAACAGCTGACCTAGATGAAGGCAAGCCAGCCAGACCAACCATCAACTGCAATTTTCATTTAGTGACAGGACATACGTAGAGCCTGAAACCATGCCACAACGTTCTCTCCAACTACATGTAATCCGagatttttgtttttttgaaaccgTAATCCGAGATTTCCATATTCAATCAGAGGGTCAGAATGTACGCAGAGGTTAGCAGATTGAAACATGCActagtagctccaccgacgttggcACACTAGCAGCAACCGGCTTAACACATGAACCTCGTGGCACATCACTGATAAGGCGTTTGTAACGCATACCATTTCACTCTTGCGCAGCGCGATGCATGCACGGGTCACGAGTTGTGGTGCTCAGCCCAGTACTAGTAAGTTTGTTGCCTTTCGTAGTTCGTTACGCATACCATTTCACTCTTGCACAAGCTAGCAACAACACATCTCAGAGTGACGGTACTAGTAGTAGAAATCAGCATAAGTTATGGGCATGCAGATCTGCAGGGCAAACGTTTCACGGATTCAAAAATATTCAAAATCTCACTACAAATTTTCTTGAAGAACGACACTACTACGACCCGACATGACAACTCACACTCAGACACCAGATGTTTCTCCCGAACAAAAGCAAAAACACACTAATAACTCTCCATCTAGAAGACCAAAATTACCCTATCAAGATGCTCGCTGGCCTCGAGCAGGAGTAGTAACCCATGGCTAGCGATAGCTTCCTTCAATGGCTAACGGATCGGCCGCGCAAAGACGGAGCTAGCTAGCCGTGCATGCATGGAGATGACCAAAAAGCAGTAGTACCACTAGACCCTGGCAAGCTAGCCTCCAACGGCTAGCCAATAAATACTAGGCAATAAAGCAAGTAACGCTGCCGCCGCCGACAGGCTAGGTAACGTAGACGGCGGCGGTAGCATGCAGGTGCAGCTCTCCCTGGCCCTAGCGAGCCACGGCCCTGCACACCAGCGGCGTGGCCATCTCCAGCGACATCTTGAGGCGCTCTGACAGGTCGACGCGCCCCGAGGTCGAGGTCGCCGGCGCCCACTCGAACCGGTGCAGCAGCTGCGCCAGCCAGAGGTGGACGGTGGCGAGGGCCAGCATCTTGCCGGGGCACACGCGCCGCCCGGCGCCGAACGGGGCCAGCCGGAGGTCGCTGCCCAGCACGCTCACCTCCTCCTCCATGAACCGCTCCGGCCGGAACTGCTCCGGCTCGGGCCACACCGCCGCGTCGTGCGCGATGGCCCACATGTTCACCATCGCCGTCGTGCCGGCCGGGACGAGGTGGCCGCCGACGTGCGCGTCGTGCACGGCCAACCGCGCCCACGAGAGGAGCGGGCCCGGCGGGTGCATGCGCAGCGTCTCCTTGACGATGCACTGGATGTAGGGGAGCCTCGCCACGTCGTCCTCCGTCACTGCCCTGCCCCGCCCCACCACGGCGTCCAGCTCCGCCCGGGCCTTCGACTGGATCTCCGGGTGCACCACCATCCTCGCCATGATCCACTCCATCAGGATCGCCACCGTGTCCGTCCCTCTAAAGATCATCTCCTGAAACGTACAGTCCGTATTATTAGCAAACGCACGACGGCGACTTGAATGCAATCAGTCGTACTCTGGATCTTTTTGTCGGTATGACTGTAGAGTACAGAGAGTTTCGCCGAGCCTTACCCAAAGGACGGCGATCATGTCGGACTCTGACATCTTGTCTTCTCCGTCGAGGCCGAGGAGCACATCGACGAAGTCGCCGGAGAGCTCATCCGCAATGCCTGACCCGCTGGCGCGCCTCGCCTTGTGCTCCTGAATGATGTTACCGACATACGCCTCCACCTGCCGGACTAACCTGTTGCACCGGTGGCGCACGCCCTGGAGATCGAGCCACTTGAGGAATGGCAGGTGATCTGCCCAGTTGAACGTGCCGAGGAGGTCGTACCCTTCGTTTACCATCTCCTCAACGAGGGCGCCTTCTTGGCTTGTGAAGTCGTCGTAGCGCTTGCCGAAGACGACGGCCATGACGTGGTTTAGGGACGCCGCGTGCAGGAACCGCCGAGGGGCGACTTCGCCGTGGCGGGCCATGAGGGAGGCGACGTCGCCGAGCATGCGCGTCCCAATAGAGGAGCGGTGGGGTGCGGAGGCCGCCACGCGGCGCGGGCCGAAGAGGTGCGCCGCGGCGAGACGGCGGAGGGCACGCCAGTGCGCGTCGCCCGACGGGGCGAAGCCCATggcgcggtggaagagaaggtggcGCGCCGCGTCCTTCACGGGGCGGTCGCCGAACGCCGGGTTGACGAGTATCTCACGCGCCGTATCTTGCCGGCTCGACACGACGACGCGGGTGAGGCCGACGGAGAAGGACATCAATGCCGCACCGCCATGGACAGAGCGGGACAGCGCCGCCATGACGCGGTGCGCCACGGGGCTGGAGAGCGCGGTGACCACGCCCGGTGGGCCTGGCGGCGGGACACGGCAGAGGGACAAGGCCCACGCCGGACCGCCCGGTGAGAGCCACAGGAGTGAGGCGGCGAGGAGGAGCACGGCGAGCAGCGGTGGGAGCAGGGTGGTAGccgggaggaggagcaggaggagggagTCTTCCGGGCCGGTAGCCATGGAAAGATCCATGGCAGTGCTTGGCGTGGGATCCTTGAGAAGTTTCTTTGAAGGAAGGGATTCGAAGGTGAAGCTGAGATGAGAAGGCGAGTGGGCGTTTAAATAGGAGAGCTTGGCCATGGAAACATTTGCCAATTTAAATTACTCAGGAAATGAAGGGTGTGCGTCTAATGAAATGTCTTAATTACCAAGCGTTTTAGCTCAACCGTGTAACAGTCCATGCTGAATAACTAGCAATTATAGCTCTACTCAGGAAATGAAGGGTGTGTGTCTAATGCAATAATGAACACAATTTTGGCAAACGACGTGACCTTACAAAATCATGCCAATTGTCATTAACCGTGTACAAATGCAGACGAGTCATAGGGATGTGACACTAGTTTAAATTACCACCTTCAAAGTATAAAATGTATAAAAATATTAGTATTTTAGACGGTTGTATTTATTATCTTGTAGACTCAATTTTTTTGGAAGCGCTATGTATAGAATACTTTAGGTTGATCATTGTGGAGAGTAACTTGGTTAACTAACATGCAtatgttagagcatctacagtcggacgTCTCAAACCGGTCACAAATGCCCGGTGCAGGCCGACCGGTCGTCGACTGGTAAAAAAAACCACCTGAGCGCCTCAAAAACCGGTCTTAAACACCTAGTCTGTCCGTCGCACTTCATATCCAGTCCAAATGTAGGACGGATATAGGGAGGCCTGAGAGCGCCCGGACGTGTCCGCCACGCCAGCCCGGTCCAGCACCGACCACATGGTGTCTTCACAAAAAACCACAATCCATCCCCTATCCGAACTCTAACTTACTCCACTCTCCTCTCCCACAACGTCCCCTCGTCCCCTATCTCTGATTTGATCAAATAAGACGACTCCGACAACATGTCGAGCTCCAGAAGCCACTCGGGCTCCGACT
This window harbors:
- the LOC119353867 gene encoding cytochrome P450 78A5-like — encoded protein: MDLSMATGPEDSLLLLLLPATTLLPPLLAVLLLAASLLWLSPGGPAWALSLCRVPPPGPPGVVTALSSPVAHRVMAALSRSVHGGAALMSFSVGLTRVVVSSRQDTAREILVNPAFGDRPVKDAARHLLFHRAMGFAPSGDAHWRALRRLAAAHLFGPRRVAASAPHRSSIGTRMLGDVASLMARHGEVAPRRFLHAASLNHVMAVVFGKRYDDFTSQEGALVEEMVNEGYDLLGTFNWADHLPFLKWLDLQGVRHRCNRLVRQVEAYVGNIIQEHKARRASGSGIADELSGDFVDVLLGLDGEDKMSESDMIAVLWEMIFRGTDTVAILMEWIMARMVVHPEIQSKARAELDAVVGRGRAVTEDDVARLPYIQCIVKETLRMHPPGPLLSWARLAVHDAHVGGHLVPAGTTAMVNMWAIAHDAAVWPEPEQFRPERFMEEEVSVLGSDLRLAPFGAGRRVCPGKMLALATVHLWLAQLLHRFEWAPATSTSGRVDLSERLKMSLEMATPLVCRAVAR